In Carya illinoinensis cultivar Pawnee chromosome 7, C.illinoinensisPawnee_v1, whole genome shotgun sequence, the following are encoded in one genomic region:
- the LOC122316150 gene encoding uncharacterized protein LOC122316150 — MEIQHFSHNHPLTDGIYEWSYDRCQICDENFEWSYDHYGCDDCHFYIHKSCAKYSRELQHPSHPHHLLPKLSHMEPCANCSSDVMKFKYSCSHCDKFYLCPKCAFLPPTKKTENHDHPLTLIQTLSSFTCDHCLKEGNGMPYFCPTYLFMVHPECTSLQLTIQPSTIQAAIHDHPLSLMPALMISLTCNACENKTKGRFYFCATCSFVAHLDCALLPSIVKVIRHKHPLRLIYSLPADQSKRRVCQLCAKPVDMNSWVYCCSSQDFVTHLYCATSKEERDETFVPNSKEDHRNKSIDLSPYIIKKTKQGGDRTEIPIEIQHFSHEHYLKLTDELGIDEKCDRRMQSILPPFYACAQCRFFLHKSCVELLRELRNSLHQHPLKLLLREKKPFRCDACALPCNGFDYRCDECDFDLDVQCSLMTDDILTHPSHEQHLLILARSSEEKMCNSCRSKSKHNFHCVDCEFTLDFKCFKQPHTFNYEEHDHPFTLCYTPEDASDEYYCDICEEKRDPKCWFYYCADCSYPAHPECILGQYQNLKFGKTFKYDIYQHSFALVQKTSRFLKCDNIANCIDLTYECDECNFIVHQWCL; from the coding sequence ATGGAGATTCAACATTTCAGCCACAATCATCCATTAACGGACGGCATCTACGAATGGTCTTATGATCGCTGTCAAATAtgtgatgaaaattttgaatggtCTTATGATCATTATGGATGCGATGACTGCCATTTCTACATACATAAATCATGTGCTAAATATTCTCGTGAGTTGCAGCACCCCTCACATCCCCATCATCTTCTCCCCAAACTAAGTCATATGGAACCATGCGCTAATTGCAGCTCTGATGTGATGAAGTTTAAATATAGTTGTTCTCATTGTGATAAATTTTATCTTTGTCCTAAATGTGCATTTCTACCACCCACcaaaaaaactgaaaatcacGACCATCCATTGACCCTTATACAAACATTGTCGTCATTCACGTGTGATCATTGTTTGAAAGAAGGCAATGGCATGCCTTACTTTTGTCCCACCTATTTGTTTATGGTCCATCCAGAATGTACATCTTTACAATTGACTATACAACCATCTACCATTCAAGCTGCAATTCACGACCATCCATTGAGCCTTATGCCAGCACTTATGATCTCCCTTACTTGCAATGCTTGTGAGAATAAAACTAAGGGTAGGTTTTACTTTTGTGCCACTTGTTCATTTGTGGCCCACCTAGATTGTGCCCTTTTACCATCAATTGTCAAAGTCATAAGGCACAAGCATCCTCTCAGACTCATCTACTCTCTTCCAGCCGACCAATCCAAACGTAGAGTGTGCCAACTGTGTGCTAAGCCAGTGGATATGAACTCTTGGGTTTATTGTTGCTCAAGTCAAGATTTTGTTACTCACCTTTATTGTGCTACAAGCAAGGAAGAAAGAGACGAAACGTTTGTGCCGAACTCTAAAGAGGATCATCGTAATAAATCTATTGACTTATCGCCATACATTATCAAAAAGACCAAACAAGGAGGAGACAGAACTGAAATACCTATAGAAATCCAGCATTTCAGTCACGAGCATTACTTAAAACTCACCGATGAGCTTGGGATTGACGAAAAGTGCGATAGGCGCATGCAGTCTATCTTGCCTCCATTTTATGCATGTGCTCAATGTAGATTCTTTCTTCACAAATCTTGTGTTGAATTACTAAGAGAATTGAGAAACTCACTTCATCAACACCCCCTCAAACTCCTCTTGAGAGAAAAAAAGCCTTTTCGGTGTGATGCTTGTGCACTTCCATGTAATGGCTTCGATTATCGTTGTGACGAATGCGACTTTGACCTTGATGTTCAATGCAGTTTAATGACTGATGATATCCTTACACATCCTAGTCATGAACAACACCTACTAATTCTTGCTCGCTCATCAGAAGAAAAAATGTGTAATTCTTGTAGATCAAAAAGTAAACACAATTTTCATTGTGTTGATTGTGAATTCACTTTGGACTTCAAGTGTTTTAAACAACCGCATACGTTTAACTACGAGGAACATGATCATCCATTCACACTTTGTTATACTCCAGAAGATGCATCTGATGAATATTACTGTGATATTTGTGAAGAAAAGCGAGATCCAAAGTGTTGGTTCTATTATTGTGCCGATTGTAGTTATCCTGCTCATCCTGAATGCATTCTCGGGCAATATCAAAATCTCAAGTTtggaaaaactttcaaatatgatatttatcAGCACTCTTTTGCTTTGGTTCAAAAGACTTCTCGATTCTTGAAATGTGATAATATTGCTAATTGTATAGATTTAACTTATGAATGTGATGAGTGTAATTTCATTGTTCACCAATGGTGCTTATAA